Proteins from a single region of Oncorhynchus nerka isolate Pitt River linkage group LG18, Oner_Uvic_2.0, whole genome shotgun sequence:
- the ppie gene encoding LOW QUALITY PROTEIN: peptidyl-prolyl cis-trans isomerase E (The sequence of the model RefSeq protein was modified relative to this genomic sequence to represent the inferred CDS: inserted 3 bases in 2 codons; substituted 1 base at 1 genomic stop codon) has product MNLRTLKRGTQVQLLVFLMAVTKRATDNLSVYTKVFLAILMATEWVGEVDEKVLHAXDITDIQIPIDYETEKHRGXAFIEFEFAEPSSAAIDNMNESEFFXRTIRVNIAKPMRIKEGSSRPVWSDDDWLKKFSGTTAEEAEVTESTGESAKSTADNEPPAKKGRTNPQVYMDIKIGNKPAGRLRFLLRADSAPMTAENFLCLCTHEKGVGFKGSCFHRVIPQFMCQGGDFTNHNGTGGKSIYGRKFDDENFVLKHTAAGQLSTANSGANSNGSQFFITCDKTDWLDNKHVVFGELMEGMEVAKAMESPHTQGTKEGKTKQKVIISDCGDYV; this is encoded by the exons atgaATCTAAGGACCCTAAAACGGGGAACACAGGTGCAGCTTTTAGTGTTCCTGATGGCTGTGACAAAAAGAGCAACGGATAATTTATCTGTATACACAAAGGTGTTCCTGGCCATACTCATGGCTACAGAGTGGGTGGGGGAG GTGGACGAAAAAGTGCTGCATGC GGATATCACTGATATTCAGATTCCAATAGACTATGAAACGG AGAAGCACAGAG TTGCCTTCATTGAATTTGAATTTGCTGAA CCCTCTTCTGCTGCTATTGATAACATG AATGAGTCAGAGTTCTTTTGAAGAACCATCCGGGTCAACATCGCCAAACCTATGAGGATCAAAGAGGGCTCTTCTCGTCCAG TTTGGTCAGATGATGATTGGCTGAAAAAGTTCTCGGGAACGACTGCCGAAGAGGCTGAGGTGACGGAGTCCACTGGAGAATCAGCCAAATCAACAGCAGAT AACGAGCCCCCAGCCAAGAAGGGCAGAACAAACCCCCAGGTTTACATGGACATCAAGATTGGCAATAAGCCAGCAGGGAGACTGCGCTTCCTGCTCCGAGCAGACAGTGCTCCTATGACCGCAG AGAACTTCCTCTGCTTGTGCACACATGAGAAGGGCGTTGGCTTCAAAGGCAGCTGTTTCCACCGTGTCATCCCACAGTTCATGTGTCAGGGAGGAGATTTCACCAACCACAATGGCACTGGGGGCAAGTCCATCTATGGGCGAAAGTTTGACGATGAGAACTTTGTCCTCAAACACACTGCTGCAG GTCAGCTCTCCACGGCTAACTCTGGAGCAAACAGCAACGGCTCTCAGTTCTTCATCAcctgtgacaaaacggattggcTGGATAACAAACATGTGGTGTTTGGAGAGTTGATGGAGGGCATGGAGGTGGCAAAAGCCATGGAG TCACCACACACACAAGGAACCAAAGAAGGCAAGACCAAGCAGAAAGTGATCATTTCAGACTGTGGAGACTATGTTTAA
- the pabpc4 gene encoding polyadenylate-binding protein 4 isoform X2 translates to MNTANEGSYPMASLYVGDLHPDITEAMLYEKFSPAGPVLSIRVCRDMITRRSLGYAYVNFSQPTDAERALDTMNFDMVKGKPIRIMWSQRDPSLRKSGVGNVFIKNLDKTIDNKALYDTFSAFGNILSCKVVCDENGSKGYAFVHFETQEAADRAIEKMNGMLLNDRKVFVGRFKSRKEREAELGAKAKEFTNVYIKNFGDDMNDDKLKEMFDQYGKTLSVRVMADPSGKSRGFGFVSYEKHEDANKACEEMNGLEFNGKTVFVGRAQKKMERQAELRRKFEMLKQERISRYQGVNLYIKNLDDTIDDEKLRKEFTPFGSITSAKVMLEEGRSKGFGFVCFSSPEEATKAVTEMNGRIVGSKPIYVALAQRKEERKAHLTNQYVQRIAGMRAMPANAIINQFQPASGYFMPAVPQAQNRTTYYAPNQLAQMRHNPRWQQQGGRGQGGFQGMPNSLRQPGPRANPRHLTPNASAQGPRSMGPSGAQRIGIAGQAMGPHPSMGVPAPRAMTSYKYTTNSQLAVDVQGQEPLTASVLAAAPPQEQKQMLGERLFPLIQPMHPSLAGKITGMLLEIDNSELLHMLESNESLRSKVEEAVAVLQAHQAKKDATQKVGVITTTAAATTS, encoded by the exons ATGAACACAGCGAATGAGGGGAGTTATCCAATGGCTTCTCTATATGTTGGCGACCTGCACCCTGATATCACTGAAGCTATGCTGTATGAGAAATTCAGCCCAGCTGGACCAGTGCTGTCTATTCGAGTATGTCGTGATATGATCACCCGACGCTCTCTGGGTTATGCCTATGTGAATTTCTCGCAACCCACGGACG CCGAGAGAGCCCTGGACACCATGAACTTTGATATGGTGAAAGGGAAGCCAATCAGAATCATGTGGTCACAGCGAGATCCCTCACTCAGGAAGTCTGGGGTGGGCAACGTGTTCATCAAGAACCTGGACAAGACCATTGATAACAAGGCCCTCTATGACACCTTCTCTGCCTTTGGGAACATCCTGTCTTGCAAA GTTGTATGTGATGAGAATGGATCCAAGGGATACGCGTTTGTGCACTTTGAAACGCAGGAAGCAGCCGACCGCGCCATCGAGAAGATGAACGGCATGCTTCTGAACGATCGCAAGGT GTTCGTTGGACGATTCAAGTCTCggaaggagagggaggcagaACTGGGGGCCAAAGCAAAGGAGTTCACCAACGTCTACATCAAGAACTTTGGAGACGACATGAATGATGACAAGCTAAAGGAAATGTTTGACCAATACG GTAAAACTCtcagtgtgagggttatggctgacCCCAGTGGCAAATCCAGAGGTTTTGGCTTTGTGAGTTACGAGAAACACGAGGACGCTAACAAG GCATGTGAGGAGATGAACGGTCTAGAGTTCAACGGGAAGACCGTCTTCGTGGGGCGTGCTCAGAAGAAGATGGAACGGCAGGCAGAGCTAAGGAGAAAGTTCGAGATGTTGAAACAGGAGAGGATCAGCCGTTACCAG GGCGTTAACCTTTACATTAAAAACTTGGACGACACCATTGACGACGAGAAACTGCGAAAGGAGTTTACACCATTCGGGTCCATCACCAGTGCCAAG GTGATGTTGGAGGAGGGGCGGTCCAAGGGCTTTGGGTTTGTCTGCTTCTCCTCTCCTGAGGAGGCCACCAAGGCTGTGACTGAGATGAATGGGCGCATCGTGGGCTCCAAGCCAATCTACGTGGCCTTGGCTCAGCGCAAAGAAGAGCGCAAAGCCCACCTCACTAACCAGTATGTGCAGCGCATCGCTGGCATGAGGGCCATGCCAGCCAACGCCATCATCAACCAGTTCCAGCCCGCCAGCGGATACTTCATGCCTGCAGTGCCACAG GCCCAGAACAGGACCACCTACTATGCACCCAATCAGCTGGCCCAGATGAGGCACAACCCCCGCTGGCAGCAGCAGGGTGGCAGAGGCCAAG GTGGGTTCCAGGGAATGCCCAACTCCCTGCGCCAGCCTGGTCCACGTGCCAACCCGAGACACCTGACTCCCAATGCCAGCGCCCAGGGCCCCCGAAGCATGGGCCCTTCTGGAGCTCAGAGAATTG GAATTGCTGGCCAGGCCATGGGTCCTCATCCCTCCATGGGAGTCCCCGCCCCTCGGGCCATGACGTCCTACAAGTACACCACAAAC TCTCAACTAGCTGTAGATGTGCAGGGTCAGGAGCCTCTCACAGCCTCTGTGCTGGCTGCTGCACCGCCTCAGGAGCAGAAGCAGATGcttg gggagCGCCTGTTCCCCCTGATCCAGCCCATGCACCCCAGCTTGGCAGGGAAGATCACTGGAATGCTGCTTGAGATCGACAACTCTGAGCTGCTGCACATGCTGGAGTCCAACGAATCCTTGCGCTCCAAG gTGGAGGAGGCTGTTGCCGTGCTCCAGGCCCACCAGGCAAAGAAGGATGCCACACAGAAAGTGGGAGTCATCACTACAACCGCTGCTGCCACTACCTCCTGA
- the pabpc4 gene encoding polyadenylate-binding protein 4 isoform X1, giving the protein MNTANEGSYPMASLYVGDLHPDITEAMLYEKFSPAGPVLSIRVCRDMITRRSLGYAYVNFSQPTDAERALDTMNFDMVKGKPIRIMWSQRDPSLRKSGVGNVFIKNLDKTIDNKALYDTFSAFGNILSCKVVCDENGSKGYAFVHFETQEAADRAIEKMNGMLLNDRKVFVGRFKSRKEREAELGAKAKEFTNVYIKNFGDDMNDDKLKEMFDQYGKTLSVRVMADPSGKSRGFGFVSYEKHEDANKACEEMNGLEFNGKTVFVGRAQKKMERQAELRRKFEMLKQERISRYQGVNLYIKNLDDTIDDEKLRKEFTPFGSITSAKVMLEEGRSKGFGFVCFSSPEEATKAVTEMNGRIVGSKPIYVALAQRKEERKAHLTNQYVQRIAGMRAMPANAIINQFQPASGYFMPAVPQAQNRTTYYAPNQLAQMRHNPRWQQQGGRGQGGFQGMPNSLRQPGPRANPRHLTPNASAQGPRSMGPSGAQRIGIAGQAMGPHPSMGVPAPRAMTSYKYTTNVRNTNPQVVHPIASQQSQLAVDVQGQEPLTASVLAAAPPQEQKQMLGERLFPLIQPMHPSLAGKITGMLLEIDNSELLHMLESNESLRSKVEEAVAVLQAHQAKKDATQKVGVITTTAAATTS; this is encoded by the exons ATGAACACAGCGAATGAGGGGAGTTATCCAATGGCTTCTCTATATGTTGGCGACCTGCACCCTGATATCACTGAAGCTATGCTGTATGAGAAATTCAGCCCAGCTGGACCAGTGCTGTCTATTCGAGTATGTCGTGATATGATCACCCGACGCTCTCTGGGTTATGCCTATGTGAATTTCTCGCAACCCACGGACG CCGAGAGAGCCCTGGACACCATGAACTTTGATATGGTGAAAGGGAAGCCAATCAGAATCATGTGGTCACAGCGAGATCCCTCACTCAGGAAGTCTGGGGTGGGCAACGTGTTCATCAAGAACCTGGACAAGACCATTGATAACAAGGCCCTCTATGACACCTTCTCTGCCTTTGGGAACATCCTGTCTTGCAAA GTTGTATGTGATGAGAATGGATCCAAGGGATACGCGTTTGTGCACTTTGAAACGCAGGAAGCAGCCGACCGCGCCATCGAGAAGATGAACGGCATGCTTCTGAACGATCGCAAGGT GTTCGTTGGACGATTCAAGTCTCggaaggagagggaggcagaACTGGGGGCCAAAGCAAAGGAGTTCACCAACGTCTACATCAAGAACTTTGGAGACGACATGAATGATGACAAGCTAAAGGAAATGTTTGACCAATACG GTAAAACTCtcagtgtgagggttatggctgacCCCAGTGGCAAATCCAGAGGTTTTGGCTTTGTGAGTTACGAGAAACACGAGGACGCTAACAAG GCATGTGAGGAGATGAACGGTCTAGAGTTCAACGGGAAGACCGTCTTCGTGGGGCGTGCTCAGAAGAAGATGGAACGGCAGGCAGAGCTAAGGAGAAAGTTCGAGATGTTGAAACAGGAGAGGATCAGCCGTTACCAG GGCGTTAACCTTTACATTAAAAACTTGGACGACACCATTGACGACGAGAAACTGCGAAAGGAGTTTACACCATTCGGGTCCATCACCAGTGCCAAG GTGATGTTGGAGGAGGGGCGGTCCAAGGGCTTTGGGTTTGTCTGCTTCTCCTCTCCTGAGGAGGCCACCAAGGCTGTGACTGAGATGAATGGGCGCATCGTGGGCTCCAAGCCAATCTACGTGGCCTTGGCTCAGCGCAAAGAAGAGCGCAAAGCCCACCTCACTAACCAGTATGTGCAGCGCATCGCTGGCATGAGGGCCATGCCAGCCAACGCCATCATCAACCAGTTCCAGCCCGCCAGCGGATACTTCATGCCTGCAGTGCCACAG GCCCAGAACAGGACCACCTACTATGCACCCAATCAGCTGGCCCAGATGAGGCACAACCCCCGCTGGCAGCAGCAGGGTGGCAGAGGCCAAG GTGGGTTCCAGGGAATGCCCAACTCCCTGCGCCAGCCTGGTCCACGTGCCAACCCGAGACACCTGACTCCCAATGCCAGCGCCCAGGGCCCCCGAAGCATGGGCCCTTCTGGAGCTCAGAGAATTG GAATTGCTGGCCAGGCCATGGGTCCTCATCCCTCCATGGGAGTCCCCGCCCCTCGGGCCATGACGTCCTACAAGTACACCACAAACGTACGCAACACTAACCCCCAGGTGGTGCACCCTATCGCCTCACAGCAG TCTCAACTAGCTGTAGATGTGCAGGGTCAGGAGCCTCTCACAGCCTCTGTGCTGGCTGCTGCACCGCCTCAGGAGCAGAAGCAGATGcttg gggagCGCCTGTTCCCCCTGATCCAGCCCATGCACCCCAGCTTGGCAGGGAAGATCACTGGAATGCTGCTTGAGATCGACAACTCTGAGCTGCTGCACATGCTGGAGTCCAACGAATCCTTGCGCTCCAAG gTGGAGGAGGCTGTTGCCGTGCTCCAGGCCCACCAGGCAAAGAAGGATGCCACACAGAAAGTGGGAGTCATCACTACAACCGCTGCTGCCACTACCTCCTGA
- the LOC115146313 gene encoding gap junction beta-4 protein-like, whose product MNWEFLQSLLSGVNKYSTAFGRVWLSVVFLFRVMVFVVAAEKVWGDEQKDFTCNTAQPGCHNVCYDHFFPVSHVRLWALQLIFVTCPSLLVVMHVAYRDERERKHTLKYGEGCQKIYMNTGKKRGGLWWTYVLTLVFKMTVDATFVYLIYHIYEGYDFPSLIKCEQKPCPNKVDCFIARPTEKRIFTIFMVVTSLACILLSFLEILYLVGKRCKEVFTRIMHKNSPSSTIQPRQMAMATSLVVGGKNGMQSNSLKLPSIKLPSKDTSAPSYSVVVYA is encoded by the coding sequence ATGAACTGGGAATTCCTCCAGAGCCTCCTCAGTGGGGTGAACAAGTACTCCACGGCGTTCGGCCGCGTGTGGCTGTCCGTTGTCTTCCTCTTCAGGGTCATGGTGTTTGTCGTGGCAGCCGAGAAGGTGTGGGGCGATGAGCAAAAAGACTTCACGTGCAACACGGCCCAGCCTGGCTGCCACAACGTCTGTTACGACCACTTCTTCCCTGTGTCCCACGTCCGCCTGTGGGCCCTGCAGCTCATCTTCGTCACATGTCCCTCTCTCCTGGTGGTAATGCACGTAGCCTACAGAGATGAACGTGAGCGTAAACACACACTAAAATACGGCGAGGGCTGCCAGAAAATCTACATGAACACCGGTAAGAAGCGTGGAGGGCTGTGGTGGACCTACGTCCTGACCCTGGTCTTCAAGATGACTGTGGACGCCACCTTTGTGTATTTAATCTACCATATCTACGAGGGCTATGACTTCCCCTCCCTCATCAAGTGTGAGCAGAAGCCCTGTCCCAACAAGGTGGACTGCTTCATTGCTCGCCCCACTGAGAAGCGGATCTTCACCATCTTCATGGTGGTCACCAGTCTGGCTTGTATCCTGCTCTCCTTCTTGGAGATCCTGTACCTGGTCGGGAAACGCTGTAAAGAGGTCTTCACCCGTATTATGCACAAGAACTCACCCTCCTCCACCATTCAGCCACGCCAGATGGCCATGGCTACCTCCCTGGTGGTTGGTGGCAAGAATGGAATGCAGTCCAACTCATTAAAGCTGCCCTCAATAAAGCTACCCAGCAAGGATACCTCAGCCCCATCTTATAGCGTTGTCGTGTATGCCTGA